In Oncorhynchus clarkii lewisi isolate Uvic-CL-2024 chromosome 2, UVic_Ocla_1.0, whole genome shotgun sequence, one DNA window encodes the following:
- the LOC139364735 gene encoding CD83 antigen-like, protein MVLRVLRFQMVTSRPHPLNERNSKAALAMGNPQPYSFTFTWLYINCHSSVLDHHLHCCSSTNMFFQLVWILAASVQCGLTQDRPTHEVKSVCGEDSILKCKAICKPGVQYRAVRWYKLGEEPSNKESGLLMKRLSSPNSTTQWYAGLEREVEPLADDSFDIFLPNVTAVDSGRYKCLLAAPVGEQNQEGQVHLRVTGCLKSTDKSEERDTILVLSIVGIVVALLIFTISYVILRNMLLQRSKKYPQEPLLDAPLEKKDLMLIYTLGPNWSRQGSIKHVCV, encoded by the exons ATGGTGCTACGAGTTTTGCGATTTCAAATGGTCACATCCAGGCCACACCCACTAAACGAACGGAACTCAAAGGCGGCACTCGCCATGGGAAATCCCCAGCCTTATAGTTTCACTTTCACTTGGCTTTATATAAACTGCCACTCTTCTGTTCTCGATCATCATCTTCATTGCTGTAGTTCTACAAATATGTTTTTTCAACTCGTCTGGATTCTAG CTGCCTCCGTGCAATGTGGGCTCACACAAGATAGGCCTACCCATGAAGTGAAGTCAGTTTGTGGAGAGGATTCAATTCTGAAATGTAAAGCAATATGTAAGCCTGGGGTCCAATACCGGGCGGTGAGGTGGTACAAG CTGGGTGAGGAGCCCTCTAATAAGGAGTCTGGTCTATTGATGAAGAGGCTATCGTCACCTAATAGCACCACCCAATGGTACGCCGGTCTGGAGCGTGAAGTGGAACCTTTGGCTGATGACTCTTTCGATATCTTCCTGCCCAATGTAACGGCTGTTGATAGCGGAAGGTACAAGTGTCTCCTGGCAGCACCTGTAGGAGAGCAGAACCAGGAGGGGCAGGTTCACCTCAGAGTGACAG GTTGCCTTAAGTCCACAGACAAATCAGAAGAAAGGGATACCATTCTAGTTCTTTCCATTGTGGGGATTGTGGTGGCATTGCTGATATTCACCATCAGCTAT GTCATCCTACGGAATATGTTATTGCAAAGGAGTAAGAAGTATCCACAAGAACCACTTCTAGATGCACCCCTTGAGAAGAAAGATTTAATGTTGATTTACACTCTGGGGCCAAACTGGTCGAGACAGGGTTCCATAaaacatgtctgtgtgtga